TGGGCGCGACGGCAGCGGAGCGCGGTGGTGGCGGAACTCAACCGTAGTAGCGGCGGGCGGCTTGCACCTGCACAAAACGTCGTTCGGGGAGAACGTAGGCGGTGAGGTGGCCGCCGGCGACACAGGAGGTATCAATGCCGGCGGACCATTTGAGTTTATAGATGTCGGGGCGCGGGGTGTGGCCGTAGACCACGAAGGGCGGTCCGCTCCAGAGGTCGGCCCAGAGCACGCCGTCGGGGCAGGTGGCGCGTTTGTGCGGGAGGCCGGCACGGTCGATGACCTGGATGCGGGTGACGACCTCGGCGGGTTGGCTTTGCCAGGGTTGGCCCGGCAGGAAACCGCCGTGGACGCAGACCACGTTGAGTTCCGGCAGGTGAAGGGTGAGGGGGAGCGATTCGAGCAGGTCCCAGTCGGTCGGGCGGAGCTGGGTGAGGGTGGCGGCGTCGGTTTCCTTGAGCTTGGTTTTGCCGCCGGTGCGACGGTGTTCCAAGAGGCGCAGCTCGTGGTTGCCGAGCAGGATGGTCGCCTGCACCTCGCGGGCGATGTCGAGGACGCGGCACGAATCGGGGCCACGGTTGATCAGATCACCGAGCAGGACCACGCGATCGTCGCTCCGCGGCTGCACACGGTTCAGCAGCGCAGTGAACTCTGCGTGGCAGCCGTGGATATCGCCGATGATGATGGTGCGTCCGGACATACAGTGATGGAAAACGTGGCGGGAGAGTGCGCGGGTTTTTGCTAGCTTCGGCAAGGTCGCGCTCTAGACAAGGGTCCATGGATTTAAATCTGCCCTCCATGGCCACCGCCTGTGCCGTGACCGGTGAAGCGTTTATCGAAGACGAACGCGTGATGAGTCATTTGGTGCGGTCGGCGGAGAATGGCGAGGTGCAGCGCTACGACGTGAAGGAAACGGTGGCGAACGAGTTTACGCCGGAGGGCCGAGTGGCGTGTCGCTGGGTGCATCCCTTCAAGCCGAAGGTGGCCGGAGAGAACCCGGAAAGAGAGCTGAAACTGACGGCCGAAAACCTGTTCATGACCATGGCCGACCCGGGAAATGAACTGGGGGCGGAGGACGGCCGGTTGGTGCAGTTTTTGGCGCTGATGCTTGAGCGCAAACGCGTGATCCGGCCGAAGGGGCGGAACGAGGACGGCACCAAGGACGTTTACGAAATGCGCGGCACGAAGGCGCGTTACGAGGTGCCGATCGGGGATCTGGATCCGGCGTTTTTCATCGCGGTGCAGGAGCAGTTGTCGGTGCTGGTGGGGGGACCGGACGATGAAGGCTCGACGGACGAAGCGCCCAAGGCGGCGGGAGCTCCCGAGAGCTGAAGCGGTCGGCCGGGGCGAGGCCAAGATTGACGAGAATTCGCCTTGCACTTCCGGCGATGGGGCGTTGCCTTCGCTCCCTCGCTACGGAGAGATGGCTGAGTGGTCGAAAGCGGCGCTTTGCTAAAGCGTTGAAGGTGTAACAGCCTTCCGGGGGTTCGAATCCCCCTCTCTCCGCCAGCGTGACTCGCTGGTAATCAGCGACTTAACCCCGCGAAACTTTATTGCAGGGTGAGTGCACTCCCAGATAATTCTGACTGGGTTTTTCACCGGCAATTCCTGTCAACGGTATTCTGGAGCGGGAGAAGCGTTTGGGTTTTGCCTAAAAACCCAAACTCCACCGAAACCAACCACTGGATTGGAATGGCGGAGCGAGCATGGCCGGTGCAACGCAAGGTCGCTCACGACCTAGGCACACGCACAGCGGGAGGGTTCCTCTTCCTCGAGACCGAGGGAGGGGGAAGGGGCGTGGGAGTCATAGCGGAACCTCACCATTCGTTTCTCTGCCAAAGAAAAAACCCACTGATACAGCTCATCTCATCACCGAAGCAACCGAGACCCAGCACACAGCAATTGGGCCCAACGAGGGGAAGTCTCGCACTGGCGTATGCGTATTCGGAGGGATGGTTTGCCGAGTTCGTATGCGGAAGATTTTGGGATGATGAGAATTGCGCGGGATCAGATTTATCAGCTTTGCCCCACTGCCCATCCAGAGTGGGGCAGTGCCGCGATGGTCCACGCATATTCCGACTGCACCATCGCCTCTAAATGGAATCCGTCTATTCCAAATGTCGGGCATGGATAGAAAGAAGATTGCACATAGGGCTATGTTAAAAATGAGGTGCCTTTTCTTTTTAGTTAGCAGTCTTTCATAGGGCCTGTTGCCTTCTTGATGGTAGATGGCACTGATGGTGCAATGGATATGTCCACTACTTTTTGTTGATCTGCTCTCGGATCATACCAAGCCGAATAGAAACTGACGCCGAATAAATCACAGAGCTTCTGAAGTGTTTCATTTATTGCTTGAATGTTTAGAGACACTATTTTTGTCACATCTCCATTCGATCTTTTTTTCTTTTTCTCGACGTGTAGATCTCCAGTCCGCACGTAAAACGCAGACCAGAGTGCGGCCGCATGATCAAATCTAATTTTCTCAGCGGGCGCAGCAAATGAATACATTCCTTTGCTCGTGCCAAACATCGCGGTGGAAGCTATATTGTTTCCTATTTCGCATGCAGACATGAAGAATCTTCTATTTTTCAAGTGGCTCCCGAGTATGCTGCAAAATTCGGACAACGGGATGGTTTCGTAAGTCGTGTAGATTTCAGTGGGGGATGCATGACAGGATAGATGTAGATATCGATAGGATGATTTTTGGAATTCTTTTAAAAGTTCAATAAATTCCAATTTAGTTCGGAAATAGTAATATACGGGTGCCTTTCCGCACATGCGAAGCATCTGCTCAAGAATTTTTCCTTCATACCGGTCTGCTTTCTCGTCGTCGACTGCGAGAGACTCCAAAATGAATACTTCAGTGTCAGATAGGTGGAGTGGTATGGTGACGCTTTCTTTGATGCTTACGGTTGTAGATTTCATTCTATCTTTTTGCTAAGAGTTAAACTAAGTCCCAGCGTTGGCCGCACTAGCTGTATCGGTCTTCCCGTGTGGTTCTGTCCGGGCTCGAGAATGCGTGAAACTTGGGGGGGCTCGGATTGAACTAAACTGCTGAATGAGGGCCGACAATCTTATATTGGGTGGGGTGCAGCAGGATTTTGTTTGCTAATCGGGTTGGGGACGAGCATGCGGTGGGTTTCTGTTGGAGGAATACGAACTAAATCTTGACGGCGTTTGATTAGTATTGGGTGTAGTCAGGCTCGCTCAGGACGCGACCGTCCCTCGCGAACCAGACAATACAAGTTGCATTCCCGGCTCGCCAAATCTCCAAAAGGAGAACCACGCTACAAGACGAAGACTACGCGGGCCAGATGGTTTAGATAGGAGGCAAGTCCGAACAGGCCATTGAGGCTGGGCGCTGATAAAGTTGAGCAAGGCAGCCTACTCGCGACGGCGGACGGGCTGCATGGCTGTCACATCTCAAAGCGGAACATCCACAAACGGCTCTTCAAACGAGAACACCGGTTGATGCACCTCATCCCGCATTGGAAGTATCGGAAGCTGGTCCAACAACCAGGACGGCTGCCACCAAGGCTGATCATTCGACCAATAACTAGAAGACACAAATCGTCCCACGACCGAAAGGATGCAGAATGCCGCGCACGCTTGGGTTTTGGGTAGGGAGTTGAACTTTTTGATCACAACTTGGTAGTCCTCAGGAGCCTGATACGAGTGGGTGCAAAGTGAATGAGGCACCGCAAATGACCCACTTGCGAGGTGGGTAATGCCTTCCACCTTCAGGTCAGCCATCTGCTGCCATTCCGGGGCCGTGAAGAAGGATGCCGCCGCGGCAAAGTCGCCGGGAAACGTCTTCAGCAATCGTTCAAGGATCCTGTTTGCATGCCAGTCGAGGCGGTGTGCCACGAACGAAGCATAGTCCGACTGGGATACAGCGGTGAATCCGTGTTTCTCATCGGCCAACCAGGCTTCAATGGATTGTAGGGACGTGCTCATGAGCGACCCCCTTTGGTTGAATTTTGGTCGAGGATATCATGCGCCACTTCCAGAACCGTAGCCTCAGGAGGATAGCCGTTGGGCCAACTACTCCGTGCGCGGCAGGTGGTTCCCAAGCGGCCCACGGACTTGGCGACGAAGTCGGCATCCAGGCCACATGGCCAAAGGCAGTTTTCGGATACGAGCAACGCGACCGAATGCTGAAACATCCAAGGACGGAGTTGCTCCAGATCGTAATCTTCTGCAAACACGGCTCGGAGACCATTTGGGAAGCGAATCCAGATCGTCGCTCCAAGAACCGGACCACTGGTAAGCTCCGCCATGGAGAAAGTCGCATCCGCCTCATAGGCGACCTCGAAGAGGGCGCCGACAATTGCAGAGTGAATTCGCCGTGAAACGACGATCTGGCCATTCGGCGTATTGCATTCGTCGACGACGATGAAAAGCAGGTGAGAGCCTGCGGGATGAAGAAGCAGTGCACCGGATTCGGTGAACGCGTGAGTATATGTTTTGTTTGAGGTCATAGGATAGGTGCCCGGGAACCAACAACGGCTCCGGACAACACCCCCGACCTCGAGGCTGGGAAAACTCACCGAAGGGGAGGTATCCTAGCGTTACCCGGCGGAAAGGAACACCTGCCTTAACTGAACCATGTCGCTACGGCTATACCGACGATGGGGGCGAGTTCGAGGTGGTCAGGGACCAATTCGCAGCGTTTACTTGGCGGCTGGCAGTTGATCACTGTGTCGAGAAACCCGAGCCAGTGGCTGTCGCTCGCCGCTTTAGAGTCGGGGGCGAACGTCAACGGGTTCTCACGGAGAATCCAGGCTCGGATCTCATGTGCGAATGAGTAGCGACCAAGGGGGTTGTGGATGCTTTGACCCGGCTCTTTGTAAACCCAACCACCACGGGACCTTAATACTCCGGGCAACTAGCAATCTGGAGCGCTGCGGGTTGCGTTGTAGTGCCAGTATGTGTATCGGTTGTTAGTCCCTTTGTGAACCCAGGTCCACTCAGTGTCCCCTTCATCCTTTCGTTTGAAGAACGCCTGACGCCAGTCGTGCGCGTTGGACTTAATAAGTGCGCTCACCCATATCTCGTTAGTGCCAGCCTTGCCCTGGAGTTTTGACGCTATGTTTGCGGCAGGTCCAATTGCCGTGAGAAAATTGCGTTGGTGAGCGGCTGATCCCGACGCCATACCAATACGAGAGAGAAGCAGAGTCCCAGCATCGATCCCTATTCGCGCCTCGA
This portion of the Actomonas aquatica genome encodes:
- a CDS encoding metallophosphoesterase; translated protein: MSGRTIIIGDIHGCHAEFTALLNRVQPRSDDRVVLLGDLINRGPDSCRVLDIAREVQATILLGNHELRLLEHRRTGGKTKLKETDAATLTQLRPTDWDLLESLPLTLHLPELNVVCVHGGFLPGQPWQSQPAEVVTRIQVIDRAGLPHKRATCPDGVLWADLWSGPPFVVYGHTPRPDIYKLKWSAGIDTSCVAGGHLTAYVLPERRFVQVQAARRYYG